The genomic region AGTACTTCATGGGCGCCTACGGCGGGGAGGAAAGCCTCCCGGCCGGCGATGGCCCAGCCTTCCAGGTGGGGCATCTTGTACACGGGAAGCCGCTGCCGGCCGCGCCCATAGCCGTCCAGCACCCGCCGCACGCCGGCCTCGGGCCGCCACAGGTCCAGCAGCGCGACGCCGTCCTCGCCGAACAATCCGGCCAGGTAGTAGCGACCGTCGGGGGTCACCAGCGCGTCGTAGGGCTCTTTTCCGATCCCGGTGTAGCGGTGCACCCGGGGCGCCGCCGGCTCGCTTAAGTCGGCGAGCCAGATTTCGCCGGTGTCGAACAGGCTGAACACGAACCGGTTGCCCGGCGCGTCTTCCAGCCCCACCACCTTAGCGCGCCTGCCGCCCCCCGTCTCGGTGGCCGGCAGATCGGCGACCTGCTCCAGGGTTTCGCTGGAGAACACCTTGACCCCGCCCGGCTCGTAGTTGGCCACAGCGACGAGGCGCCCATCCTGGGAGATGGCGCCGCCGATGCTGTTGCCCGCCTGCACCACTCGGCGCGCGATGCGCTGCTCCAGCAGATCCACCTTGGTGAGCCCGCCGTCGCGCCCGAAGACGAAAGCATGGCGCCCGTCCCGGGAATACACCACGGACGCGTGGGACAGGTCCCCCAGGCCCTCCACTACGCCGATGGCCCG from Burkholderiales bacterium harbors:
- the nirF gene encoding protein NirF encodes the protein MNVKARIAPWLLALALAGCAAPALRGTGDLGLIVERGSGRVLIVDTTARRAIGVVEGLGDLSHASVVYSRDGRHAFVFGRDGGLTKVDLLEQRIARRVVQAGNSIGGAISQDGRLVAVANYEPGGVKVFSSETLEQVADLPATETGGGRRAKVVGLEDAPGNRFVFSLFDTGEIWLADLSEPAAPRVHRYTGIGKEPYDALVTPDGRYYLAGLFGEDGVALLDLWRPEAGVRRVLDGYGRGRQRLPVYKMPHLEGWAIAGREAFLPAVGAHEVLVVDTETWRETARIPVHGQPVFVMAQPGGRQVWVNFAYPDNDTVQVIDVPSRRIVRTLKPGKAVLHMEFTPRGGEVWISARDDDRVLVYDTASFAELARIPARKPSGIFFTSRAFVTGM